The stretch of DNA tacatgtatatatatatacatgtatatatatgtacatgtatatatatgtgcatgtatatatatatatacactatatactatatatacactatatatgtactagctgaATGACCTCCGTTGTGCGGGTAATAAAAAGCAGCATATAAACATTACGTTTGTTACTatattacctttacactacattacctgcacttgtttataagctgttataTTACCCATGCTACGTCGATCATTCATCTCATGAGTCTGTGAGCTGTGAGGCCAGCTAGCAATCATTACGCATGACAAAACATCGTTATGCATATAATGTAATGAATATTTTCACTGTTATTAATGGCTTCGCTCAGTTGAACACATAGTCTAATGGATAAACTCGATACTTCCATAATTGGAGgctctgagatcaaatcctctgtgaAGTGGATTTTTCACTACTAAAACTTcttcgctataactggacaactGAACAGACCCTGGAGATttacatacatagatatatacataaacatactCTATTTCTAAACCTGCTAAATGCGAAAAATCTGGTCTTtaagaataaattttttgtaatgcGACTGATTGCATTATAAAGCTATTGTAATACTTATGAGATGAGAACATCAACTGCTACTTACAAAATATGAAAATCGGCTGTATTTTTGGGATATgaatgcaaatattttcatttcttCTTTTatctaagtacatgtatatatgaaaggCAAATATTTCGCTTTTCTTCTCTGATTTAAGTACCGTATATCTCCGTATATAAGCCAGTTCTAGAAAGCAAACAAGTTACCAAACTAAATCCTTTTGCTTTTACGCGTGTAACTCTGACTGAAAGCAAACGAAATGACATTATGCTTTACTTAATTTGTCTCTACATACTCTCATACTACCGTTGTTAGCAAGCGGACCATCTACCCAGTTAGACAAGTTACCATTATTACTATAGGTTACGgtattatcattattgtaataataaatactcaTTGTCACTATCATAGCCCAACACTCATCCGAGTTCGTTGATCTACAGTTTATCAAACCTACATAGCTGCAATGCGTCAGATCATCGTGAAAAAAGCCACAAAAAGGGttgcaaagtgaaactaatGTCAGCGCGAAATGGAAATGTTTAAGTTTTTCTGCAAAGTTAAAGTTAAAGAATATTGTGGCAAacatttgttgtattttttgtatttgcCCTCAATCACTGTacattaaatatttcaaaatggaTCCACGGGATCAAAATGGATCCAGAAACGCAATTTCTACAAGAAAGTCAGATTAACCCAGTTGATGCATTAAATCATTCACAGAACTGGTCTATATGTATTTACAGCTCTGTAGATGGTGCAGTGCTAATCGCTATCAATTAATGCCTTATATGATTTAACACTGCATTTCTACAGGTTTTACCGCTCTCCTTCATGTTTGTTATGATGATATCCTTCAACAACCTCTGTCTGAAATATGTAGATGTTTCTTTCTACTACATCGGCCGATCCCTGACGACAGTCTTCAATGTGGTTAGTAGAACTATCTCATTTTGTCTCGTCCATTTGACTACGCTCTTGTCATATATGTCTACTGATATATATCTATCTCTACTTTATATGTCTACCAAttacctatatacatgtatatatacagtcaaacatggataactcgaacttctagggaccgagcaaaagtgttcgaattatcagagcattcaagttatcagagcactgtcacaagtccatatatttacttatttattagtagatacatgtacatatacaaactataatataaatccaAAGCACAAatagcttgtttcaaattaaatgcttctaatgtaaagtttaaaacgttttcatgaaaaagtatagagatttttctatcacttgagattggtttgttgtttgaggtgatgttattgccaggacgtttttcagattgacattggcaaaacttgatcgttgttgaaatgctcaaaagaaaagacatttttttcttttggggttttacccacgatcaattttgctgttttttcttgaagtttatgcagattaccttactttacctgggattcgttaagagcaacactccgaggcagttcaattagaagttttacgaggttttacggtacattctatatcactcacgcttttttaatagatacttattgaatgtacacacgtattctgtgtttaggtcaaacgatgaatagttttttgtagctcagacaacgtatacgtttgattacaacattttttaagacgttttaaacattcaacattccgacgttgattcaacacggaatcaacgtcggaaaactattcatcacgggctagccgagtcacgcactcaaggattttcgccacgcacatacaaaacaacatgcgatttttgttttgtatgtgcgtggcgaaaattcttgcgcgcgtgacccggctagcccgtgctattcatcgtatcgcagtataaatcaaatttcaccaaacttttagaaaagtcgttgacaaaaatattttgccgatggtggtaataacgacgcttatgaattacgaaaagatgaagtttacctctatggctttgaataaagtgattttctaaagcgaaaacaaccgtttcggtagctgttgggcaaaaaaacagttcgaattaacagtgttgagttcgagttatctatagcaatttatcattacgtgggaacggaccaaaggaaatgttcgaattaactatgtgttcgagctatccgtggacgagttatccatgtttgactgtatatatatatatatatatactagctgtactacccggcattgcccgggtaataaagaagtctttgaacagaaaatttatttgtatttaatatataaaaacatttgccatgttaactttcaaactacatatcatgagaaaagttttttgtgtaattgaaataaattaagagaaaaaataaaaacaactgtaaaggttttcaaaccttgtcaaataactgtaactttcaaacttcatatcatgaagaaaatctttttgtgcaggtcaaataaattaaaaaaataaaatgactgcAAAAGGTTTTAAgtgtaaatttgaaataattagcaagtatataatagctaaattaagtctgttctgctacaattacaataagagatgattcggtaatgatacaattaatataaactgagaaaacaaaataaaggtctgaatatgttgaattaataataacaattcttgcatagaagtgtatgtgtgtgtataaaaaagattactgttcaCCAGAAGCtgtctatcaaaactttgaatgagataatactggtatctctcgacactggtacaaatgtaaaaatgagatatcgtactgtctttatCTAACTGAATGAAGAGATAATGTCGAGGTTCTTTCCATAAAggcaatataattgtccgcttgagaagaattggccttgatcccagatatagtaattgaactttacgaaaaaaaattttttaacaggggcatcgtaacgagTGGCTGCATTGGTAAACTAATCAGCGTGCTCTATAGCCAGAATGACACACAtatccacatactttgagaaatatatatatatgtgtacggtatatatatatatatatacatatatatatacatataatatgtatatgcatatgtatgtatacatatgtgtatacatatatatgtatatataatatatatattgtatatacatatatatttatgtatgccTGTTGATATGTTTGTCTACTGTTGTTAGGGCTACAACAGAGAAGACTATTTTGTCAGCGATTTATCTTTATATTCTATTGCTCAAAGGAATAGAGTAGGATGGTCTTGTTACTGCTAGCAAAGCACGATCTATGCGCACATGCGagtcagggttggaaaaaaccatggtttttatgaaaaaatcgAATTACTtaggtttttatggtttaaaccggtgtTTATGGTTTATACGATTAGTAttaaacatacatatgtggaatcatctgttaaagatggtactgggGGAGTTatgagaaaaaaagagagaaaacatggaaatttcagaatgaacaTGTGACTGAATATTTACTTAGGTATTGGTCATACGATAAATAAATACAAGTTTCCCAGCTTTCCCTGTGCCCTATCTATTTCTGACTTTTGAATAGACAAACCCAAATGTAGAGAATATCCGCTCAATGCTAGTACTAGAGTTGATTTTTCGAAACACAAAAACCTTGATAAACtaaattctaacaatccaactactttggcttgtgcccactAAAAGAAATATTCGTTTGCGAACCTAAGGCTTTTGCCCAAAAGCCTTCTCTTTATAAGCAATCCTCTCTCACTGGtcagacttgagaaagttttcattcattattaAAAACGATGatttcacatggttttcatATGTCACCAGTTAAGAGTTCATCGTATCatttgataaaagcaattgaaaatgaaatttattAATTCATTCATTAGGATTTTATGtacagtgcaacctcggttTTTGAACGACTCGCAGTTCGAACAAATCGGAGTTCGTACAAAAAATTTAAGAAATTCTTGCTTCGTAGTTTGAACAAAAATCGGAGTTCAAACGCCGGTACGACGCGTGAGTGCGTACGTGAGGGTGGGATGCTGAGCGGCGTACGGGTGTAGATGGCTCTCTccgtgaccaactgttgtcgcattgccgagattaaacaaatgtgtagcaaatgggcTGAGTTACAGAATTTCGTCAAGCTCCACCACCccgataaagctgcagccaccagagtcatcaatgactttaacgacaatatcatgaaccacttccgaaaagtgctaaaaagaaggcagaagcaagtgtcattggatagatattttaagagaaaagaacatcctgtaaccgagtaaaaaatcctattcataattcttttctttatccttttttttatttttacacgttcatgttagcgtaatctttcgtATGGAAGATTACGACAATGCGAACGTACGATTAGCctgggttacatttatgtttatgttatttgtgtctttgccattttgcttaacattttctgagatatacattgctttttatgtgttggtcagcattttaatgtgcaatttcatgcataaaataatgtataaatactaaaaatgtaaacattcagggtgttggaacggattaaaacttatatatattaattctaatgggaaaacctgtttcggaactcaaacaactcggttttcgaccaaccttctggaacggattgtgttcaagaaccgaggttgcactgtaGTTGCAACTTGAGCTCTACCACCACCTTATTACTATGTGTTAAATGAACTTCCACCGCTGGTAATTACATAAAATTGTATTTCTATCACACAGGAACCACTAGGAGCTGAAAATAatgttttgcacaaaaaataatgaaaaaaacccaataaaaaccggttttttttCGGCTAGTTTAAATCGGGTTTAAACTGCTCAGTTTAAACCCGATTTAAACTGAGCGGCTGCTCAAATCAACGGCTGTTaccatgatggcattgcagtgCCATCATGGAAATGTGTTGCATTGGTATAGCTTTATGGAAACTTGGTAATTTTCACGATGTTAGTAAAAGATCTTGGCAGGTGCCATATATGCATGTGACTAGTCAGCGTAGAGAAGTTACACATGTAAGTAGCTCTGCATTGTATGGTGAGTCCGTGTTTTAGATGACACACAGTTCCTGTATGTTTATAGATCTGCACATACGTGATACTCGGGCAGACAACTAGTATCAAAGCTCTTCTCTGTTGCGGTGTGATCATCGGAGGATTCTTTCTTGGTGTTGATCAGGAGAAAGGAGCAGGTATGTTTAGCTTCCGAGCATTGTTCCTATGTAACACAGACCTTCTCTTTTAATGTATAACAAATACACACCATTTCACCATCCGACATAGACCCACGACGACATAGACCATAGTCGATTACACCCCTTAGCTATGCAACACCGATAAGTGTCTGCTCCTTTGTCATGAAAAGTTCTCATGTTTGATCATACTGCTGAGATAAACCCTTTTTTTCATGCAGCACAGCTAAGCAGATATGTAAAGTATGTTTATTTAGCTTGCATAGTGTGTACACACGGTTTTATGTGGAGATTCAGCATTATATGACATATAATTATGTCACAaatattatttactgttttCTTACCATATTGTTTACCTATAATGCAAGGAGGTAGTTTATGTGGGTGTCATTGAATGTTGCtgccttaaccctttcactaccatccatgtacaaatttagctttcagcctactgccagccattttactgaaaatgccgattttacttcatgatatgtatacaatttttttcaacttcaaactctatctcgaacatttttgttatatattccCACGACTAAACGAGccgagcgaagtgtgggagtttttatgataaatgcatgtgcacacaacttacgaaaattattcatcaacaatgagacgaacccttgtctagaaatttcatcaacaaatttaagcatcgttttgtaaagtcgttaaagtataataacgatacaaaacacatttaaacctatttaaatatgttactaagtctttgtaaaccgtcggtattatcttaaaacttacccatctgatcggattatacacaaatagacagattaatttggacgaaaattgctacaaaacgcttgaaaagctcggtttaataaaagttaagaccgaaaattgaaacgccaataaagccgtgcgacagatagtagaactatttagcagtgcgcatttcatgagaaaaccgtgctcatttcatcagtctatggcattttttacttataatcgaatttattcgaaggtttctgtaataaacgtagaccgtttgaggcgtagaccgatttacaggtacgaaattgtggtacacagtttatcagcctgtgttttttgtccaatcaccgaaggtttcattatttaaaacgttagccgaaattctttgcaacttatgtacaagctagggccgaactacaacgcccctttatgacgagaacgtttttttattttgctacagttttagacgcgtgaatgctcatactccctttctgttaaagatcgcttatcaaaaccattctacattcaacgcaacctactttcaaactgtgtatagtacacagtagcttgccattttacttctaattttgcatttcagagttataataaacatatttctttattgttgttgaattacatacattacagtaaattaggcctacagcttcataacacttttataacagcttttatttttcttcagtttgcagaaatcttcgagacgcgtgaacgctcataggttttctattattgctgtattactatattaacaatattggttattctaataatatcagtgcattttacttctaatattggccaacattgcatttctcctattgcaagggagagatataaacgtatattttcctttcattattgctgtttgtcatgaccaaagactttttaaataaattttctaaaaatctatataaataccgcaatttctcgatattgctacctatgacgttttgaaatgtaaacaaaattgtgcattggttttctactattactatattaataaaataagattattctaagaatatcagtgcattttacttctaatattggccaatattgcatttctcctattgcagggggaaaatataaacatcttttccattcattattgctgtttgttgtatataataacacccacacccagtacattacagctaccattgcagttatcctattgcactgcagggccatttgactgctaatattgcatttctcaaccatcagtaccctttctttttttgccaatatctctggccatctctttggtcgtgggctgtacgacagtgaaatttctagtttattttgccaacatgttaacaaacagtgCTTATTCAAAAGATTCAATGTATCTATGCTTTGAGCAttgctaaaactatgtgaagctacgatcgctaagaagctaaaacgatcctctacaatgttctttACTCTTACTAAgcttactttcaccaccatcacagtcaatgctgccactttcagtatctgtgtaatcactaaaatctgaatcggctataatgtcatcaacatgagtaattctttgttttctaactcaggAGGTACTGGCGAAAGCCATAATAATACTCAATAGTTCGAATGTCAGAAAAAAATGTGCGTTTTTGatttggaaattcccaaacaaagatttaaaattgcttcacGAATtgaggctaattttatagagaaatattcggacaacactgtcaataccataaaattactaaagatcgttggttatgttgtcaacgaatactaaaattaagttactacgcaattgttgtgaaattcgcaaaaatgcgCATAggcagtcgaccatagattTTGCATAAATGCGCTTATGGCAATGAAAGGGTTGAGGTGAGCACGTTTACTGTTTATACTGTCATTGATTTATGCCTACTTTCATTTTCGGTTTTTGCAGGTTCTCTGTCAATTGTTGGAGTATTTTTCGGAGTATCAGCTAGCTTGTGTGTGGCACTGAATGCTATTTTAACCAAAAGGACACTCCCAGCGGTTGACAACAATGTCTGGAGACTCACCCTGTACAACAATATCAATGGAGCTATTATATTTTTACCGCTTATTGTCATATTCGGTGAAATTCCTACAATTTACAAGTACCAGAATATCGCTAGCCCTTCTTTCTGGGGCTTCATGGCTGCCGCAGGAATCGCTGGCTTTGCTATTGGATATGTGACGGGGCTACAGATACAGGTTACCTCCCCCCTTACCCACAACGTGTCTGGCACAGCTAAGGCTTGTGCCCAGACCGTTATGGGCTCTGTGTGGTTCAAGGAGGAGAGAAGTGGCATGTGGTGGTTTAGCAATGGCGTAGTACTCTTTGGCTCCTTTATGTATACAATTGTGAAAAGGTCTGAACTGGCTAAATCCAAATCGGACGACAAGAAAGTACCTGATATTGAGCCAGCAAAGAGTGGTGATGACACAAAATCTTTGCTGCCAAAATAACCTTAGTTTGATCTCATTTCTTTTCTTTACATTCCTTCTACCCACTCATTTTCTTATAGCTATCCTCGAAATAATTTTTCTGTTAACTGCTGTGAACAATCATTTGAAGCTTTCAGCTGGTTTTGCATGATCGGAATTCAATGCATCGATTAGCAGACATTTACTCATAATTAaaactttgagtaggcatcgcAAGCAGTTTTATTGAATAATTTATATTGACTTAGCTATATTAATTTGCCAATATTGCATGAAACCATCTTCATTCGAAGAAGCGCAAGTAAGTTCTCATATGTGGGACCAGTGATGTCAATGTCAAAGGTTTTACATAGATGGCTATAACAATCATTTCTGTTTACTCTTGCATAATGAACAGTCTAGTGTAAACACTGTTATTTGCTGGCATGATCAATTTGCATGACCTGTAGTATTAGAACAGTATTACACGCTGATTAAATATGCATCTATGTACTAGGCAATGTTTCTCATGAATTTATGCCACCAATTGATCCAATGTGTATGCCTTGCACCGTTGTACCATTCCAGGCTGTAAGCAGTTTGCCAGATCTGTATTTAgtatatttgattttttgtgTACCGGTAACTTTGCTCTGACTATTttggtttttgtttgtttgctatctattgtttgtttttttctacTTGTCTTTCCACTTTTCACTTGTCATCAGAAAAGCGAAAATCCTGCCTATATTTTCTAACATGCATCCTAGATTTTAGCAGTTTCATACTAAAACTAAATCTCATTTTGTGGTGAATGTATCCAATCAAGAATTCTAACCCTTTGCTCATAATTTATGTTACCacaataaatttaaagtttcagGAAGATAACCATGTTTAGATGGATTCACAGCAGTTATTGTTGTGCCTGAGCAGTTCGCTCTCTCACATATAACATAAAAGTTGCAAATAtttcacaaaattaaaaaacactATATTTTGATTTGGTAAGTAAATATGGATTTTAACAAAAGTCTATAAAAATGTAGTCCTAACTAATGACTTCCATCAAAATTGAGTGAAGATGCACGATATGATTGCGTGTGTAGATCAAGAATATTTAGAGgaaaaatttgatgaaaacttAATATGACAACTATAAAAATATGCACGAAATAAGTTAATGTGtataattgcaagcaatagaacACAATCACCACAGCTACAGTTTGATGAGCATTATGGAATGCTGATTGCAATGTAAAACGACAAGGCTGGCTGGTAATTATACCAATGTGTTTATGACACTAAAGGGCAGTTTATATAAAATCTACAAGTGAATATCAGTTATCTAACAAGGATTCTCTTCATTGACCAGAATGGTGTACTTATCTTGCTTGCGGACGACGCGGCAGGTGAATGATCACTAGCTGTGTCCTCTGATACTAAACCATTCTTCACGTAATTGTCCAAAAGTCTTTTGCCAACCCTTTTAACCGCTGGGTTCCCAGAGccaaaagaaatatttttcaggGTGGGTTTATCGGCATATACGCTTGTTTGcgtatgacaagaatatttagCCAGAGCATTTAACAATAATAGTGAAAATTGAGTTAACAAATTTAAatccaaaatattttgtaaa from Watersipora subatra chromosome 2, tzWatSuba1.1, whole genome shotgun sequence encodes:
- the LOC137386987 gene encoding GDP-fucose transporter 1-like, yielding MSDAEEPNMDSLFKRSLKIASVVAAYWVVSISLVFLNKHLLSGDDVKLDAPLFITWFQCIVTILLCWIFSVMSRFWPNAFSFPEFKIDVKVSREVLPLSFMFVMMISFNNLCLKYVDVSFYYIGRSLTTVFNVICTYVILGQTTSIKALLCCGVIIGGFFLGVDQEKGAGSLSIVGVFFGVSASLCVALNAILTKRTLPAVDNNVWRLTLYNNINGAIIFLPLIVIFGEIPTIYKYQNIASPSFWGFMAAAGIAGFAIGYVTGLQIQVTSPLTHNVSGTAKACAQTVMGSVWFKEERSGMWWFSNGVVLFGSFMYTIVKRSELAKSKSDDKKVPDIEPAKSGDDTKSLLPK